A window from Citrus sinensis cultivar Valencia sweet orange chromosome 5, DVS_A1.0, whole genome shotgun sequence encodes these proteins:
- the LOC102611854 gene encoding DEAD-box ATP-dependent RNA helicase 39-like isoform X3, protein MKRTGKSLVNLAKVLYSVKQIKSSPVIRPLSTKTTTPTEETQQRVPSKPEKDSFILENFKLRKLKGSAKTNNPENKPSPPQPEQQQLSNIASEREKSSGSNAEVVSSFQELGLKAEMIKAVEKMGLFVPSEIQCVGIPAVLNGKSVVLSSGSGSGRTLAYLLPLVQMLRRDEALLPMKPMHPRAIVLCTTEESADQGFHMAKFISHCARLDSSMENGGVSSKALEDVSNAPIGMLIATPSEVLQHIEDRNVSCDDIRYVVLDEADTLFDRGFGPEISKILNPLKDSALKSNGQGFQTILVTAAIAEMLGEQLSSLMECLERDNAGKVTAMLLEMDQAEVFDLTESQDALKKKVVEAMDSLHLSAPGS, encoded by the exons atgaagaggaCAGGCAAATCACTTGTCAATCTGGCAAAAGTCCTTTACTCggtaaaacaaataaagtcTTCTCCAGTAATCAGGCCTCTCTCCACCAAAACCACCACCCCAACCGAAGAAACTCAACAGCGAGTTCCATCAAAACCCGAAAAAGACTCTTTCATTCTTGAAAACTTCAAGCTCAGAAAGCTTAAAGGCTCTGCTAAAACCAACAACCCAGAAAACAAACCTTCACCACCTCAACCAGAACAGCAACAACTATCAAACATTGCTTCTGAGAGGGAGAAAAGTAGTGGGTCTAATGCAGAAGTCGTGTCAAGTTTTCAAGAGCTGGGGTTGAAGGCGGAGATGATAAAGGCTGTTGAGAAAATGGGTCTTTTTGTTCCAAGCGAGATTCAGTGTGTTGGGATTCCGGCTGTTTTGAATGGCAAGTCTGTTGTTTTGAGCTCTGGGTCTGGCTCTGGTAGGACTTTGGCTTACTTGCTGCCTCTTGTTCAg ATGCTGAGAAGAGATGAGGCATTGCTTCCTATGAAGCCTATGCATCCTCGAGCCATTGTGTTGTGTACCACAGAGGAATCCGCTGATCAG GGTTTCCACATGGCAAAGTTTATCAGTCATTGTGCACGATTGGACTCTTCAATGGAGAATGGCGGTGTCAGCTCAAAAGCCCTGGAAGACGTGTCAAATGCCCCTATTGGCATGCTGATTGCGACCCCAAGTGAAGTTCTTCAACACATCGAGGACAGAAATGTTTCTTGTGATGACATCCGATATGTG GTTTTGGATGAGGCAGACACCTTGTTTGATCGTGGGTTTGGTCCTGAAATTAGCAAAATTTTGAACCCATTAAAAGATAGTGCATTGAAGTCTAATGGCCAAGGATTTCAAACCATTTTGGTTACAGCCGCAATTGCCGAG ATGCTGGGTGAACAGCTATCTTCCCTTATGGAGTGTCTTGAGCGTGATAATGCTGGAAAAGTGACTGCAATGTTGCTCGAGATGGACCAAGCAGAGGTATTCGATCTCACTGAATCTCAAGATGCCCTGAAGAAAAAAGTAGTCGAGGCTATGGATTCCCTTCATTTATCAGCACCAGGATCTTGA
- the LOC102611278 gene encoding uncharacterized protein LOC102611278, producing the protein MARPLHFSQPPPGTSQTALAAVSLLLCVFALFACASHSRKSRRWRACYEFLELEDEPVIELNNEVMLQSPTEFQEYQLKDDDQSGFSGEQQGVPIWQKNIIMGGKCQLPDFSGVIIYDSEGNVVTPAKPQLPLLTWK; encoded by the coding sequence ATGGCTCGCCCGCTTCACTTCTCGCAGCCACCACCCGGCACGTCTCAGACAGCCCTAGCTGCCGTGTCGCTTCTCCTGTGCGTCTTTGCATTATTCGCATGTGCTTCTCATTCGCGGAAGTCACGTCGTTGGAGAGCTTGCTATGAGTTCCTGGAGCTAGAGGATGAACCTGTTATAGAGCTTAACAATGAAGTTATGCTGCAAAGTCCTACTGAATTCCAGGAATATCAACTCAAGGATGATGATCAAAGCGGGTTTAGTGGTGAACAACAGGGAGTTCCGATTTGGCAGAAGAACATAATCATGGGCGGAAAGTGTCAGTTGCCAGATTTTTCTGGTGTCATAATATACGACTCAGAGGGAAACGTGGTTACTCCTGCCAAGCCTCAGCTCCCTTTACTCACTTGGAAGTAA
- the LOC102614915 gene encoding LRR receptor-like serine/threonine-protein kinase RGI5: MAQMKKTLLFFSFLFLLTMSNTFVSSLSPDGEALLSLISASGPSAKASSSILSSWNPSNLTPCSWQGITCSPQNRVISLSLPNTFLNLSALPPQLSSLSSLQLLNLSSTNISGIIPPSFGQLTHLRLLDLSSNSLSGPIPEELGQLSLLQFLFLNTNRLSGSIPPQLANLTSLQVLCLQDNLLNGSIPSQLGSLVSLQQFRIGGNPYLTGEIPTQLGMLTNLTTFGAAATGLSGVIPPTFGNLINLQTLALYDTEVFGSIPPEIGLCSELRNLYLHMNKLTGSIPSELGKLQKLTSLLLWGNTLSGPIPAELSNCSALVVLDASANDLSGELPGDLGKLVLLEQLHLSDNMLTGLIPWQLSNCSSLTALQLDKNQFSGSIPWQIGNLKYLQSFFLWGNLVSGTIPASFSNCTELYALDLSRNKLAGSIPEEIFSLKKLSKLLLLGNSLSGVLPRSVANCQSLVRLRLGENQLSGQIPKEIGQLQNLIFLDLYMNHFSGGLPSEFANITVIELLDVHNNYITGEIPSQLGELVNLEQLDLSRNSLTGVIPRSFGNFSYLNKLILNNNLLTGSIPKSIKNLQKLTLLDLSYNSLSGGIPPEIGEVTSLTISLDLSSNAFTGELPETMSSLKQLQSLDISHNMLYGRIKVLGSLTSLTSLNISFNNFSGPIPVTTFFRTLSSNSYLQNPHLCQSTDGSTCSSSLIRKKGLKSAKTIALIAVILASVTIALLASWILVTRNHRYKVEKASGMSTLPPGAEDFSYPWTFIPFQKLNFTIDNILECLKDENVIGKGCSGVVYKAEMPNGELIAVKKLWKTKRDEEPVDSFAAEIQILGHIRHRNIVKLLGYCSNKSVKLLLYNYISNGNLQQLLQGNRNLDWETRYKIAVGSAQGLAYLHHDCVPAILHRDVKCNNILLDSKYEAYLADFGLAKLMNSTNYHHAMSRVAGSYGYIAPEYGYTMNITEKSDVYSYGVVLLEILSGRSAVQPQIGDGLHIVEWVKKKMGSFEPAVSILDTKLQGLPDQMVQEMLQTLGIAMFCVNSSPAERPTMKEVVALLMEVKSAPDELGKTSQPLIKQSANKS; the protein is encoded by the exons ATGGctcaaatgaaaaaaacacTCTTGTTTTTCTCATTCTTATTCTTGTTAACAATGTCAAACACTTTTGTTTCTTCACTCTCTCCTGATGGAGAAGCACTTCTTTCTCTAATCTCAGCCTCTGGCCCTTCTGCTAaagcatcatcatcaatactTTCTTCATGGAACCCTTCAAACTTGACTCCATGTTCATGGCAGGGCATTACTTGTTCTCCTCAAAACAGAGTTATTTCCCTGTCTCTCCCAAACACGTTCCTCAACCTTTCTGCTTTGCCTCCTCAGCTTTCGTCTTTGTCTTCTTTGCAACTCCTCAATCTCTCCTCAACAAATATCTCAGGCATAATCCCTCCTTCTTTTGGCCAACTAACTCATTTGCGCCTCTTGGACCTTTCCTCTAACTCTCTCTCGGGACCAATTCCTGAAGAGCTTGGCCAGCTCTCTTTGCTTCagttcctttttttaaataccaaTAGACTTTCAGGTAGCATTCCTCCTCAGCTTGCCAATCTTACTTCACTTCAAGTCCTTTGTTTGCAAGACAATCTGCTTAATGGCTCAATCCCATCTCAACTGGGTTCTTTAGTATCTTTACAACAATTTAGAATTGGCGGGAATCCTTACTTAACAGGTGAGATTCCTACACAACTTGGAATGCTTACAAATCTGACCACATTTGGAGCTGCAGCCACCGGCCTTTCTGGTGTTATACCACCCACATTTGGTAACTTAATCAATCTGCAGACATTAGCTCTTTATGATACTGAGGTTTTCGGATCAATTCCACCTGAAATTGGATTGTGTTCAGAGTTGAGGAATTTGTATCTGCATATGAACAAGCTTACTGGTTCAATACCATCTGAATTGGGTAAGTTGCAAAAGCTTACTAGTTTGCTTTTATGGGGCAATACGTTGTCTGGACCAATTCCAGCTGAGCTTTCCAATTGTTCAGCACTTGTTGTGCTTGATGCCTCTGCCAATGATCTTTCTGGTGAATTACCTGGTGACTTGGGGAAGCTTGTGCTTCTTGAGCAGCTTCATTTGTCTGATAATATGCTTACCGGTTTGATTCCATGGCAGCTGAGTAATTGTTCAAGCTTAACTGCTCTTCAGCTTGACAAGAATCAATTTTCGGGTTCGATTCCATGGCAGATTGGTAACTTGAAATACTTGCAGAGTTTTTTCTTGTGGGGCAATTTAGTGTCTGGAACAATACCAGCCTCTTTTAGCAATTGCACAGAACTGTACGCACTTGATCTTTCGAGGAACAAGCTTGCAGGGTCCATTCCAGAGGAGATTTTCAGTTTGAAGAAGCTGAGCAAGCTTCTACTTTTAGGAAACTCATTATCAGGAGTTTTGCCACGAAGTGTTGCGAATTGTCAGTCATTAGTGAGATTGAGGCTTGGAGAAAACCAGCTTTCAGGGCAGATTCCGAAGGAGATAGGCCAATTGCAGAACTTGATCTTTCTTGACTTGTACATGAACCATTTCTCTGGTGGTCTTCCTTCGGAGTTTGCCAATATTACAGTTATTGAGCTACTGGATGTTCACAATAACTACATTACTGGGGAAATTCCGTCTCAGTTAGGGGAGCTTGTGAATTTAGAGCAGCTTGATCTCAGCAGAAACAGCTTGACAGGTGTAATTCCTAGGAGTTTTGGAAACTTCAGTTACTTGAACAAGCTTATTCTCAACAACAATCTATTGACAGGGTCAATTCCAaaatccattaaaaatttgCAGAAACTGACTCTGCTTGATTTGAGCTACAATAGCCTATCTGGTGGAATTCCACCAGAGATTGGTGAAGTAACAAGCTTGACAATCAGTTTGGACTTGAGCTCAAATGCATTTACAGGAGAGCTTCCAGAGACAATGTCTAGCTTGAAACAGTTGCAGTCACTTGATATTTCGCATAATATGCTATATGGAAGAATCAAAGTCCTCGGTTCCCTTACAAGTCTCACATCCCTGAATATCTccttcaataatttttcaggTCCTATTCCTGTAACAACATTCTTTAGAACTCTATCATCTAATTCATATCTACAAAACCCTCATCTTTGTCAATCCACTGATGGGTCTACTTGTTCCTCAAGTCTCATTCGGAAAAAGGGTTTGAAATCTGCCAAAACAATAGCTTTGATTGCTGTTATTTTGGCTTCAGTGACCATAGCCCTTCTTGCTTCATGGATTTTAGTTACACGAAATCATAGGTACAAGGTGGAGAAAGCTTCAGGAATGTCAACTCTACCACCGGGAGCTGAAGATTTCTCTTATCCATGGACTTTCATTCCCTTTCAAAAGCTCAACTTCACCATTGACAACATCCTGGAATGCCTAAAAGATGAAAATGTGATTGGCAAAGGCTGTTCGGGAGTCGTCTACAAGGCTGAGATGCCTAATGGTGAGTTGATTGCTGTGAAAAAGCtttggaaaacaaaaagagatgaAGAACCAGTGGACTCATTTGCAGCCGAAATTCAAATTCTCGGACATATTCGGCATAGAAACATCGTCAAGCTCCTAGGTTATTGTTCCAATAAAAGTGTTAAGCTTCTACTTTACAACTACATCTCGAATGGCAATCTACAACAGCTGTTGCAAGGGAATAGGAACTTGGACTGGGAAACTAGGTACAAGATTGCAGTTGGATCAGCGCAGGGACTGGCTTATCTCCACCATGATTGTGTTCCAGCTATACTTCACAGAGATGTTAAGTGCAATAACATACTTCTCGATTCCAAGTATGAGGCTTATTTGGCAGATTTCGGATTGGCAAAGTTGATGAACTCTACAAATTACCACCATGCAATGTCTAGAGTAGCCGGTTCTTATGGTTATATAGCCCCAG AGTATGGATACACCATGAACATAACTGAGAAGAGTGATGTATATAGTTATGGTGTGGTTTTGCTTGAGATACTAAGTGGGCGTAGTGCCGTTCAGCCCCAGATAGGCGATGGGCTACATATAGTTGAGTgggtgaaaaagaaaatgggaagcTTCGAACCAGCTGTATCGATACTGGACACTAAGCTCCAAGGCTTACCAGATCAAATGGTGCAAGAAATGCTTCAAACACTAGGCATTGCAATGTTTTGTGTGAACTCTTCGCCGGCAGAAAGACCAAcaatgaaagaagttgttgcATTGTTAATGGAAGTGAAGAGTGCACCTGATGAATTGGGCAAGACTTCACAACCTCTAATAAAACAGTCCGCaaataaaagttga
- the LOC102611854 gene encoding DEAD-box ATP-dependent RNA helicase 39-like isoform X2, which translates to MKRTGKSLVNLAKVLYSVKQIKSSPVIRPLSTKTTTPTEETQQRVPSKPEKDSFILENFKLRKLKGSAKTNNPENKPSPPQPEQQQLSNIASEREKSSGSNAEVVSSFQELGLKAEMIKAVEKMGLFVPSEIQCVGIPAVLNGKSVVLSSGSGSGRTLAYLLPLVQVYSQLDEEHHLQLVGITQMLRRDEALLPMKPMHPRAIVLCTTEESADQGFHMAKFISHCARLDSSMENGGVSSKALEDVSNAPIGMLIATPSEVLQHIEDRNVSCDDIRYVVLDEADTLFDRGFGPEISKILNPLKDSALKSNGQGFQTILVTAAIAELSSLMECLERDNAGKVTAMLLEMDQAEVFDLTESQDALKKKVVEAMDSLHLSAPGS; encoded by the exons atgaagaggaCAGGCAAATCACTTGTCAATCTGGCAAAAGTCCTTTACTCggtaaaacaaataaagtcTTCTCCAGTAATCAGGCCTCTCTCCACCAAAACCACCACCCCAACCGAAGAAACTCAACAGCGAGTTCCATCAAAACCCGAAAAAGACTCTTTCATTCTTGAAAACTTCAAGCTCAGAAAGCTTAAAGGCTCTGCTAAAACCAACAACCCAGAAAACAAACCTTCACCACCTCAACCAGAACAGCAACAACTATCAAACATTGCTTCTGAGAGGGAGAAAAGTAGTGGGTCTAATGCAGAAGTCGTGTCAAGTTTTCAAGAGCTGGGGTTGAAGGCGGAGATGATAAAGGCTGTTGAGAAAATGGGTCTTTTTGTTCCAAGCGAGATTCAGTGTGTTGGGATTCCGGCTGTTTTGAATGGCAAGTCTGTTGTTTTGAGCTCTGGGTCTGGCTCTGGTAGGACTTTGGCTTACTTGCTGCCTCTTGTTCAg GTGTATTCTCAATTAGATGAAGAACATCATTTACAGTTGGTTGGTATTACGCAGATGCTGAGAAGAGATGAGGCATTGCTTCCTATGAAGCCTATGCATCCTCGAGCCATTGTGTTGTGTACCACAGAGGAATCCGCTGATCAG GGTTTCCACATGGCAAAGTTTATCAGTCATTGTGCACGATTGGACTCTTCAATGGAGAATGGCGGTGTCAGCTCAAAAGCCCTGGAAGACGTGTCAAATGCCCCTATTGGCATGCTGATTGCGACCCCAAGTGAAGTTCTTCAACACATCGAGGACAGAAATGTTTCTTGTGATGACATCCGATATGTG GTTTTGGATGAGGCAGACACCTTGTTTGATCGTGGGTTTGGTCCTGAAATTAGCAAAATTTTGAACCCATTAAAAGATAGTGCATTGAAGTCTAATGGCCAAGGATTTCAAACCATTTTGGTTACAGCCGCAATTGCCGAG CTATCTTCCCTTATGGAGTGTCTTGAGCGTGATAATGCTGGAAAAGTGACTGCAATGTTGCTCGAGATGGACCAAGCAGAGGTATTCGATCTCACTGAATCTCAAGATGCCCTGAAGAAAAAAGTAGTCGAGGCTATGGATTCCCTTCATTTATCAGCACCAGGATCTTGA
- the LOC102610974 gene encoding embryogenesis-like protein produces MNKSSQISLLKSLLKNPFQSSPKPTSPCSLNVITQQLAFNSVLLPNSNSTQLGPDSVPFSTLHSFPHSKPLPHLVKSHQNPRSCYSSESGAQSGKGFDYNGEVDMINLKFAEAREEIEMAMESKETVYFDEEAECARAAVKEVLDLFNGLLCKLRESEKEALQRSMGLKIEQLKAELQQLDD; encoded by the coding sequence atgaataaaagctCCCAAATTTCACTCTTAAAATCACTCTTGAAGAACCCTTTTCAATCTTCACCAAAACCCACATCTCCATGTTCCCTCAATGTAATCACTCAACAACTTGCTTTCAACTCGGTCCTTCTCCCTAACTCTAACTCAACTCAACTCGGCCCCGACTCTGTCCCATTCTCAACGCTGCATTCATTTCCACACTCGAAGCCGTTACCCCACCTCGTAAAGTCTCATCAAAACCCAAGAAGTTGCTACTCCAGTGAGTCGGGAGCTCAGTCAGGGAAGGGGTTTGACTACAACGGGGAAGTGGATATGATAAACCTCAAATTTGCAGAGGCGAGGGAGGAGATAGAGATGGCAATGGAATCAAAGGAGACTGTGTACTTTGATGAAGAAGCTGAGTGTGCTAGAGCTGCAGTGAAGGAAGTTTTGGACTTGTTTAATGGGCTGTTGTGTAAGCTGAGGGAGAGTGAAAAGGAAGCTTTACAGAGGTCTATGGGACTCAAGATTGAGCAGTTAAAGGCTGAGCTTCAGCAGTTGGATGACTGA
- the LOC102611854 gene encoding DEAD-box ATP-dependent RNA helicase 39-like isoform X1, translating to MKRTGKSLVNLAKVLYSVKQIKSSPVIRPLSTKTTTPTEETQQRVPSKPEKDSFILENFKLRKLKGSAKTNNPENKPSPPQPEQQQLSNIASEREKSSGSNAEVVSSFQELGLKAEMIKAVEKMGLFVPSEIQCVGIPAVLNGKSVVLSSGSGSGRTLAYLLPLVQVYSQLDEEHHLQLVGITQMLRRDEALLPMKPMHPRAIVLCTTEESADQGFHMAKFISHCARLDSSMENGGVSSKALEDVSNAPIGMLIATPSEVLQHIEDRNVSCDDIRYVVLDEADTLFDRGFGPEISKILNPLKDSALKSNGQGFQTILVTAAIAEMLGEQLSSLMECLERDNAGKVTAMLLEMDQAEVFDLTESQDALKKKVVEAMDSLHLSAPGS from the exons atgaagaggaCAGGCAAATCACTTGTCAATCTGGCAAAAGTCCTTTACTCggtaaaacaaataaagtcTTCTCCAGTAATCAGGCCTCTCTCCACCAAAACCACCACCCCAACCGAAGAAACTCAACAGCGAGTTCCATCAAAACCCGAAAAAGACTCTTTCATTCTTGAAAACTTCAAGCTCAGAAAGCTTAAAGGCTCTGCTAAAACCAACAACCCAGAAAACAAACCTTCACCACCTCAACCAGAACAGCAACAACTATCAAACATTGCTTCTGAGAGGGAGAAAAGTAGTGGGTCTAATGCAGAAGTCGTGTCAAGTTTTCAAGAGCTGGGGTTGAAGGCGGAGATGATAAAGGCTGTTGAGAAAATGGGTCTTTTTGTTCCAAGCGAGATTCAGTGTGTTGGGATTCCGGCTGTTTTGAATGGCAAGTCTGTTGTTTTGAGCTCTGGGTCTGGCTCTGGTAGGACTTTGGCTTACTTGCTGCCTCTTGTTCAg GTGTATTCTCAATTAGATGAAGAACATCATTTACAGTTGGTTGGTATTACGCAGATGCTGAGAAGAGATGAGGCATTGCTTCCTATGAAGCCTATGCATCCTCGAGCCATTGTGTTGTGTACCACAGAGGAATCCGCTGATCAG GGTTTCCACATGGCAAAGTTTATCAGTCATTGTGCACGATTGGACTCTTCAATGGAGAATGGCGGTGTCAGCTCAAAAGCCCTGGAAGACGTGTCAAATGCCCCTATTGGCATGCTGATTGCGACCCCAAGTGAAGTTCTTCAACACATCGAGGACAGAAATGTTTCTTGTGATGACATCCGATATGTG GTTTTGGATGAGGCAGACACCTTGTTTGATCGTGGGTTTGGTCCTGAAATTAGCAAAATTTTGAACCCATTAAAAGATAGTGCATTGAAGTCTAATGGCCAAGGATTTCAAACCATTTTGGTTACAGCCGCAATTGCCGAG ATGCTGGGTGAACAGCTATCTTCCCTTATGGAGTGTCTTGAGCGTGATAATGCTGGAAAAGTGACTGCAATGTTGCTCGAGATGGACCAAGCAGAGGTATTCGATCTCACTGAATCTCAAGATGCCCTGAAGAAAAAAGTAGTCGAGGCTATGGATTCCCTTCATTTATCAGCACCAGGATCTTGA
- the LOC102611560 gene encoding DEAD-box ATP-dependent RNA helicase 39-like: MQNAMALATTKTILSLSLLSSAKRYRPFLKFPKNPSFRVFPGFRSLCSTSAPTATIEPPESPEQVRHSILLDRLRARHLKGPSKTTPQSKTQESLTSIAREGKGEDFDEKKKKKKVVSVGSFEELGLSEEIMGAVREMGIEVPTEIQCIGIPAVLDGKSVVLGSHTGSGKTLAYMLPLVQLLRHDEAMLGVLMKPRRPRAVVLCPTRELSEQVFRVAKSISHHARFRSTMVSGGGRLRPQEDSLNNPIDMVVGTPGRILQHIEDGNMVYGDIKYLVLDEADTMFDRGFGPDIRKFLVPLKNRASKPNGQGFQTVLVSATMTKAVQKLVDEEFQGIAHLRTSTLHKKIASARHDFIKLSGSENKLEALLQVLEPSLSKGNKVMVFCNTLNSSRAVDHFLNENQISTVNYHGEVPAQERVENLNKFKNEDGDCPTLVCTDLAARGLDLDVDHVIMFDFPLNSIDYLHRTGRTARMGAKGKVTSLVAKKDVLLADRIEEAIRKNESLDALTKDNVRRDVARTRITEQKGKTAAKLMKVSRQKNKTKAALEKSSQTSGRKSSVTKSGKASTPAKSSKAAVKISKPVKTFTGSRKSSPASSSRKASSGGKMGAGKSGASKLSVVGFRGRASYSDKKASLRPS; encoded by the exons ATGCAAAATGCCATGGCGTTagcaacaacaaaaacaatccTCTCACTCTCTTTGCTATCATCAGCCAAACGCTACCGCCCATTTCTCAAATTCCCTAAAAATCCCAGTTTTAGGGTTTTTCCGGGGTTTAGATCCTTGTGCAGTACTTCAGCACCCACCGCAACCATTGAGCCACCAGAAAGTCCAGAACAAGTGAGGCACTCGATTCTTCTTGATAGGCTGAGGGCTAGGCATCTTAAGGGCCCGAGCAAAACAACCCCGCAATCCAAAACACAAGAATCACTGACTTCTATTGCAAGGGAAGGTAAAGGTGAGGACTttgatgagaagaagaagaagaagaaggttgTGAGTGTGGGAAGTTTTGAAGAGTTGGGATTGAGTGAGGAGATTATGGGGGCTGTGAGAGAAATGGGTATTGAAGTTCCTACTGAGATTCAGTGTATTGGGATTCCTGCTGTTTTGGATGGCAAAAGTGTTGTTTTGGGTTCTCATACTGGCTCTGGCAAGACCTTAGCTTATATGTTGCCTCTTGTTCag TTGCTGAGACATGATGAAGCAATGCTAGGTGTACTAATGAAGCCCAGGCGTCCACGTGCTGTTGTGTTATGCCCCACTAGGGAGTTGTCTGAGCAG GTTTTTCGTGTAGCAAAATCCATTAGCCATCATGCAAGATTCAGATCTACCATGGTCAGTGGTGGTGGCCGGTTGAGACCCCAGGAAGATTCATTAAATAACCCTATTGACATGGTAGTTGGGACCCCTGGTAGAATTCTTCAACATATTGAGGATGGAAACATGGTTTATGGTGACATCAAATACTTG gtGTTGGATGAAGCAGACACCATGTTTGATCGTGGATTTGGTCCTGACATACGTAAATTCCTTGTTCCATTAAAGAATCGGGCATCAAAACCCAATGGCCAGGGATTCCAGACTGTATTGGTTAGCGCAACAATGACAAAG GCAGTGCAGAAGCTGGTGGATGAGGAATTTCAAGGAATAGCACATTTACGAACATCGACACTGCATAAAAAGATTGCTTCTGCTCGACATGATTTCATCAAACTTTCAGGGTCTGAAAACAAGCTGGAAGCATTGCTACAG GTTCTTGAGCCAAGCTTGTCTAAGGGAAACAAGGTGATGGTTTTTTGTAACACATTAAATTCTAGTCGTGCTGTTGATCACTTCCTGAATGAGAATCAGATTTCTACTGTTAATTACCACGGTGAGGTGCCAGCACAAGAGAG GGTTGAAAATCTCAACAAATTTAAGAATGAAGATGGAGATTGTCCCACATTGGTCTGCACAGACTTGGCTGCGAGAGGACTGGACTTGGATGTAGATCATGTTATCATGTTTGATTTCCCCTTGAACTCT ATTGATTACTTGCATCGCACAGGGAGAACTGCTCGCATGGGTGCAAAAG GGAAAGTGACTAGTCTGGTGGCTAAAAAGGACGTGTTGTTAGCTGATCGTATTGAGGAGGCAATAAGGAAGAATGAGAGCTTGGATGCTCTCACTAAAGATAATGTCCGAAGAGATGTTGCCAGGACTAGAATAACTGAGCAGAAGGGGAAGACTGCTGCTAAATTGATGAAAGTGTCGCGCCAGAAAAACAAGACTAAAGCTGCATTGGAGAAATCATCCCAGACCTCAGGAAGAAAATCTTCGGTAACAAAATCTGGAAAAGCATCGACTCCAGCAAAATCTTCCAAGGCAGCAGTTAAGATATCAAAGCCAGTGAAGACCTTCACTGGAAGCAGAAAATCCTCACCTGCAAGCAGCTCCAGAAAAGCATCTTCGGGTGGGAAGATGGGTGCTGGGAAGTCTGGAGCTTCAAAACTGAGTGTTGTTGGGTTTAGGGGAAGGGCTTCATATTCTGACAAGAAAGCATCATTGAGGCCCAGTTGA